From the genome of Rana temporaria chromosome 8, aRanTem1.1, whole genome shotgun sequence:
aggtgacggtggaaggtgacggtggcaggtgacggtggcaggtgacggtggcaggtgacggtggaaggtgacggtggcaggtgacggtggcaggtgacggtggcaggtgacggtggcaagtgacacactcgggggtcCCATCCATTCTGCATTattgtgagttgaactatttcattttttattacaatgtaataatggaAATTATGCGCCATATCAACCACGGTGCCGGGATGATCGAAACgcaaacaccagccattgccgcaAAATATCACTTACCCCCCCGCGGGCCTTGGCATAACATTCCTTCATGCAGCCGGTCCCCAGtgtcaaaaaggttggggaccgctgCTTTATCAGTCTTTATCCCTTTTCTATACCTGAGGAATCCCTCCTCATGCCTCTTCCCTCTATCattacctaatgccgcgtacacaccatcactttatgtgatgaaaaaaaacgacattttctgtgaagtaaaaaacaacgtttatgaaacttcaattttcaaagacgaagttgcctacacaccatcgtttttctcacaatgttctagcaaagcgcggttacgttcaccacgttttaccattgaagctcgcttcataagtagcttctgggcatgcgcgggtgtaagaacgtcgttttaaacgacgttttttgctacacacggtcaatttccgtgaagtaaaaaaacgacgttttgaaaaactacacataaaattgaagcatgcttcaatttttttttgtcgtttttcagaagacataaaacgacgttttcccccacacacagtcatttaaagtgacgtttttaaaaacgtcgggtttttttcatcacataaagtgatggtgtgtacgcggcattagggatcCCCCCTCACTCTTCATCCCTCCACTATTACCTGCGGGATCTTCCTCATGCCTCTTCCCTCCACTATTACCTGGGGGATCTTCCTCACTCTTCATCCCTCTACCATTACCTGAAGGATTCCCCTCACTCCTCATCCCTGTGCTGTACCCAAGGGATCCCCCTCACTCTTCATCCCTCCACTACTTCTCATGCTTCCACCATTACCTGGCGGACCCCCTTAACTCTTCATCCATCTATACCTtgagcagggcaggacttagggtggtgggggcccctgggcttgagtgttgaaggggccccctggagccgagaattggggagggggtcgaagatgttgagcgagggggggggggatcatagttgttgagagggggggcgcattaaaggattaaagttgttgagcgggggggcgcattaaatttgttgagcgggggggggcctctcacctgtgcacgaaATATGTCGGCTCTCTTCTCTTAAGCAGACATCCACataccactccggttcctcctgggggggttttgcagttgttgagcaggggggagtgcctctcacctgtgccgacagctgggccacagactgtcattagcccggctgtcggctttcttccctttagcagccacagtcctccacaccgctccggttcctcctgcttccgtgctgcctcctcctcttgcagtgggggaaaattaaccctttcgcgggactgcgggaagaagctgtctgtgcgggaaagtcccgcagaatccatgcgtgttgggaggtatgcgcagggcagccatcaggaattgtggggccccttactagggttgccacctgtccaggaatcacccggacagttcgggtttgggatcttgtgtccgggtttcagtctgcctgaaacccggacacattatttagactgggctgtggctccccaagtaactgaggtagtcacacaaagaactgttgccattcgggagatgcgggccgctgtctgggggcaggtttggcatcaccgagggggagccatgatgtcagcaagagcagtttggccacacccacagcgcgctgcattaccactctccttgaggcacccaaaggtgccccaggtcttttataattctattgtgtatactacgaaaaaaaaatgtggcctgtgccgctaaagtgttcgggttggtttggcttgaagaaaaggtggtaactctaccccttacacagcttaaggcatgggccccctggagcagagaagcgaggaggggggtgctgccgcctgaaattgagaagcgagggggctgctgcaaattgagaagcggggggggcctttacaaaaaaaataagaaataaagaaaaatatagtttggacaccccttctcattcaaagagctttctttattttcatgactatgaaattgtagattcacactgaaggcatcaaaactctgaatgaacacatgtggaattatacataacaaaaaagtgtgaaacaactgaaaatatatttcatattctaggtccttccaccttttgcagcagacacatctctagaactggtaagaggagactgtgtgaatgaggccttcatagtagaatatctgctaggaaaccactgctaaagaaaggcaacaagcacaagagacttgtttggggtaaagaacacaaggaacggacattagaccagtggaaatctgtgctttggtctgatgagtccaaacttgagatctttggttccaacccccgtgtctttgtgcgacgcagaaaaggtgaatggatggactctacatgcctggttcccaccgtgaagcatggcggaggaggtgtgatggtgtgggggtgctttgctggtgacactgttggggatttatactgaaccagcatggctaccacagcatcttgcagcggcatgctattccatccggtttgcgtttagttggaccatcatttatttttcaacaggacaatgaccccaaacacacctccaggcgggggaagggctatttgaccaagaaggagagtgatggggtgctgcgccaggtgactacctcttgaagctcatcaagagaatgccaagagaatgccaagcagtaatcaaagcaaaaaggtggctactttgaagaacctagaatatgaaatatattttcagttgtttcacacttttatgttatgtataattccacatgtgttacttcatagctttgatgccttcagtgtgaatctacaattttcatagtcatgaaataaagaaaactctttgaatgagaaggtgtgtccaaacttttggtctgtactgtatatataaaaaaaggggggtagccatccggggccctggggacctctgggccctttaataaaaagaaaaaggaaacctctgggccctttaataaaaaaaaaataaaaaaaaaataaacatttataaaaaatacataaaaaaatggaggttgccatctggggcctctgggcctcctaataaaaaaaaaaaatatatatataaaaaaaaaaaaagggggggttgccatccaggggccctggagacctctgggccctttcataataataataataataataatattaataattatatatatatatatatatataaaaaaaaacattttttttaataaaaaaagaaataaaaaaaggggggttgccgtccggggcacggggggcctccgggcccctggggacctccggacccctaaataaaaaagggggggttgccaggagacctctgggccctttaataataaaaaaatatatatatatataaacattttttttaataaaaaaattttaaaaagaagggggttgccgtccagggcccggggggcctccgggcccctggggacctccggatccctaaaaaaaaaaaaaaaaaaaaaaaaaaaaaaaaaaaatttttttttttaaagggggccccctattgggtggggcccatgggcttgagcccagtcaagcccaatggtaagtccggccctgacctTGAGGATCCCCCTCACTCTTCATCCCTCCAAAACGACTTGAGGGATTCCTCTGACTCCTCATCCCTCCACCATTACCTGAGGGTTCCCCCCTAACTCTTCACCCCTCCATCTTTACCAAGAGGACCTCCCTCATGCTTCATCCCTCAACTGTACCTGAGAGATCCTTCTCGATCTCTATCCCTCTACTACTACCTGAGGGATCCCCCTTACTCCTCATCCCTCTACTACTACCTGAGGGATCCCCCTTACTCCTCATCCCTCTACCACTACCCGAGGGATCCCCCTTACTCCTCATCCCTCTACTACTACCTGAGGGATCCCCCTTACTCCTCATCCCCCTACCACTACCCGAGGGATTTCCCTTACTCCTCATCCCTCTACCACTACCTGAGGAATCCCCCTTACTCCTCATCCCTCTACTACTACctgaaggtagggtgaccacgtgtcccggattgcccgggactgtcccttaattaatgcttgtgtcccgtgtcccggacacactcattacgggacaatacagagtcccggaattggcctgggcagatctAATGCCCCCTAAAATAGCCTTTGTATACATCCTCTCTGTCTCAGCCTATGGTGGACCCCTAGCTGACAGAGAGTGAGACCCCTTTTTCTTTATTCACCGCCCCTGGCTCagtgcccaaactggttgctacctcctgcctcccgcttggcgtgtagcaaccagtgacgtcagagcaggagagaggcagagacctatcacagcggaggagagtttaacttcctcctccgcgccttctgttcagctccacccacctcctcgtgTATGTTCTGGAGTACAGCAGGCAACCAGAAGAAACATCGGACTGTGAGACAGACTGCAGTGTACAGATGAGAGATGGTACAAACTAAGGCAAGTAACATTGCAAAGCactgaccagcagatccatccGTGTTATAATCCTGTCAGCTCTCCCTCAGCAGTCAGAGTTCAGCACTTGTAAGAAGCTGGAGTGTCTGCACAGGAGACTCAGAGGCTTGCTCCAGGCTGAGTAAGATAAGGCAGATAAGGGTCGGCAGGAGAGAACAGATTACACATGACaccctggatggaaggaggaaacatccttagatatcagggcagggttcatgctgggacttgtaatccttcacttttggggatgtgactcccccccccccaaaagtgaagaactacaggtcccagcatgaactcctcagagctgaagatgtttccTGCACACATGATAACTCCTCACACCCAGTCCTGTCCGGCTGCTCCatgtctcttctctcccactacttgtttgcctctcactgcagccccctccctcctcctccttcacctTCAGCCTTTCATGTTCTGCCACCTCTTCACCCACTAGTCTTGTTACCCCCTCTGTATAATAAGAAATCCTCTCAGGAGTGGCTCATCTGCAACTATCACAACCTCAGAATCCTGCCAGCATTCCATTTATTGCTCCTTCAACCTGAcagaaatgttttagttactccactgcagcggtgtaactacagggggcgccattgcaacccagcctcatactccagggggtccatgcagcttccctctaaacctggataggagaggcggcatatagaggaactgatgccccccatgttcttcttgcagccactgaatgcctgcaggaggtaaaggaggaaaagcgggcattcagtggctgcaagaagaacatggggggcatcagttcctcctatccagtttccttctgctgcccacaggtccctcaatactctcctggctgatcttccccagtaacttctctgctctctcccacctcaccccccattcgccaaccccctgctgtcctctggtcccacctgtgctgttcttcagtccccccctcctgtgctgtcctctggtcccacctgtgctgttcttcagtccccccctcctgtgctgtcctctggtcccacctgtgctgttcttcagtccccccctcctgtgctgtcctctggtcccacctgtgctgttcttcagtcccccctcctcctgtgctgtcctctgctcccaccctgtgctgttcttcagtcccaccctgtgctgttcttcagtccctcctcctgtgctgtcctctggtcccacctgtgcagtcctctggtcccacctgtgcagtcctccggtcccccacctgtgctgttctccagtcccccacctgtgctgttctccagtcccccacctgtgcttttcttcagtcccccacctgtgctgttctccagtcccccacctgtgctgttcttcagtcccccacctgtgctgttcttcagtcccccacctgtgctgttcttcagtcccccacctgtgctgttctccagtcccccacctgtgctgttcttcagtcccccacctgtgctgttcttcagtcccccacctgtgctgttcttcagtcccaccctgtgctgttcttcagtccctcctcctgtgctgtcctctggtcccacctgtgcagtcctctggtcccacctgtgcagtcctccggtcccccacctgtgctgttctccagtcccccacctgtgctgttctccagtcccccacctgtgcttttcttcagtcccccacctgtgctgttctccagtcccccacctgtgctgttcttcagtcccccacctgtgctgttcttcagtcccccacctgtgctgttcttcagtcccccacctgtgctgttctccagtcccccacctgtgctgttcttcagtcccccacctgtgctgttcttcagtcccccacctgtgctgttctccagtcccccacctgtgctgttcttcagtcccccacctgtgctgttcttcagtcccccccctgtgctgttctccagtcccccacctgtgctgttcttcagtcccccacctgtgctgttcttcagtcccccacctgtgctgttctccagtcccccacctgtgctgttcttcagtcccccacctgtgctgttcttcagtcccccacctgtgctgttcttcagtcccccacctgtgctgttcttcagtcccccacctgtgctgttcttcagtcccccacctgtgctgttctccagtcccccacctgtgctgttcttcagtcccccacctgtgctgttcttcagtcccccacctgtgctgttctccagtcccccacctgtgctgttctccagtcccccatcccgtgcagttcatcagtccccccctcctgtgctgtcctctggtcccacctgtgctgttctccagtcccccacctgtgctgttctccagtcccccacctgtgctgttctccagtcccccacctgtgctgttctccagtcccccacctgtgctgttctccagtcccccacccggtgcagttcatcagtcccccacctgtgctgttctccagtcccccacctgtgctgtcctctggtcccacctgtgctgttcttcatcccccccctcctgtgctgttcctgatttggaggaactgtccctcatttagagcattgtccctctgcccctctgttcctctttcctccttgtttTTCCTTCaaggagccaatataaaagaatagtagtggtaaaaaagcacctgtgggtttaaccagtttttctttgtttataattctcctacatatttttgctaataggtgtccttcattcccatctcagaaagttgggaggtgtgcctctatccatcccactgcccctctgactactctgtgccccgaccactcagttgtttttcttgatgcctagggcccacttttgatcgcgcacatgggcccgctgatttcatacgcccctgccccaaaaatctgcaaaaaaatgggggggggtgtccctgaatggcagtttggaaatgtggtcaccctacctgaaGGATCCCCTTACTCCTCATCCCTCTACTATAACCCTTAACATGAAGGAAGCTCTGCTATCCCATAATAGCCACAGACATCCCATAATAATCACCACAGCCAGGCATCCCATAATAACCTGAGGGAGACTGACATCCCATAATAATCACTATGCATCCCATAATAATCACCAGACATCCCATAATAACTTCTAGGGAGCCCGACATCCCATAatatgccccccctcctcctgacatCCCATAatatgccccccctcctcctgacatCCCATAAtaagcccccctcctcctgacaTCCCATAATAAGCCCCCTCCTCCTGACATCCCATAAtatgcccccctcctcctgacaTCCCATAAtatgcccccctcctcctgacaTCCCATAATAATCCTGTCACAACACCTCACACAGTGTCGGGTTTCCCTCCATGGCAACCTCAGTCCAGGCACCTCCTCATCACAGTGCTATCCTTAGCTGAGAACCTGAGGGATCACCATCACTCCTCATACCTCCACCGTCACCTGAGGGGTCACTATCACTCCTCATACCTCCACCATCACTCCTCATACCTCCACCATCACTCCTCATACCTCCACCATCACCTGAGGGATCACTATCACTCCTCATACCTCCACCATCACCTGAGCAATCACTATCACTCCTCATACCTCCACCATCACCTGAGGGATCACTATCACTCCTCATACCTCCACCATCACCTGAGGGGTCACCATCACTCCTCATACCTCCACCATCACCTGAGGGGTCACTATCACTCCTCATACCTCCACCATCACCTGAGGGATCACCATCACTCCTCATACCTCCATCATCACCTGAGGGGTCACTATCACTCCTCATACCTCCACCATCACCTGAGGGATCACTATCACTCCTCATACCTCCACCATCACCTGAGGGGTCACCATCACTCCTCATACCTCCATCATCACCTGAGGGGTCACCATCACTCCTCATACCTCCATCATCACCTGAGGGATCACCATCACTCCTCATACCTCCACCATCACCAGAGGGATCACCATCACTCCTCATACCTCCACTGTCACCTGAGGGATCACCATCACTCCTCATACCTCCACCATCACTCCTCATACCTCCACCATCACCTGAGGGATCACCATCACTCCTCATACCTCCACCATCACTCCTCATACCTCCACCATCATCACCTGAGGGATCACCATCACTCCTCATACCTCCACCATCACCTGAGGGATCACCATCACTCCTCATACCTCCACTGTCACCTGAGGGATCACCATCACTCCTCATACCTCCACCATCACCTGAGGGATCACTATCACTCCTCATACCTCCACCATCACCTGAGGGATCACTATCACTCCTCATACCCCCACCATCACCTGAGGGATCACCATCACTCCTCATACCTCCACCATCACCTGAGGGATCATTATCACTCCTCATACCTCCACCATCACCTGAGGGGTCACTATCACTCCTCATACCTCCACCATCACCTGAGGGGTCACTATCACTCCTCATACCTCCACCATCACCTGAGGGATCATTATTACTCCTCATACCTTCACCATCACCTGAGGGATCACCATCACTCCTCATACCTCCACCATCACCTGAGGGATCACCATCACTCCTCATACCTCCACCATCACCTGAGGGATCACCATCACTCCTCATACCTCCACCATCACCTGAGGGATCATTATTACTCCTCATACCTCCACCATCACCTGAGGGATCACTATCACTCCTCATACCTCCACCATTACCTGAGGGATCACCATCACTCCTCATACCTCCACCATCACCTGAGGGGTCACTATCACTCCTCATACCTCCACCATCACCTGAGGAATCATTATCACTCCTCATACCTCCACCATCACCTGAGGGATCACCATCACTCCTCATACCTCCACCATCACCTGAGGGGTCACTATCACTCCTCATACCTCCACCATCACCTGAGGAATCATTATCACTCCTCATACCTCCACCATCACCTGAGGGATCACCATCACTCCTCATACCTCCACCATCACCTGAGGGATCACCATCACTCCTCATACCTCCACCATTAC
Proteins encoded in this window:
- the LOC120909825 gene encoding loricrin-like, with the protein product MRSDGDPSGDGGGMRSDGDPSGDGGGMRSDGDPSGDDGGMRSDGDPSGNGGGMRSDGDPSGDGGGMRSDGDPSGDGGGMRSDNDSSGDGGGMRSDSDPSGDGGGMRSDGDPSGDGGGMRSDNDSSGDGGGMRSDSDPSGDGGGMRSDGDPSGNGGGMRSDSDPSGDGGGMRSNNDPSGDGGGMRSDGDPSGDGGGMRSDGDPSGDGGGMRSDGDPSGDGEGMRSNNDPSGDGGGMRSDSDPSGDGGGMRSDSDPSGDGGGMRSDNDPSGDGGGMRSDGDPSGDGGGMRSDSDPSGDGGGMRSDSDPSGDGGGMRSDGDPSGDSGGMRSDGDPSGDGGGMRSDGDPSGDDGGGMRSDGGGMRSDGDPSGDGGGMRSDGGGMRSDGDPSGDSGGMRSDGDPSGDGGGMRSDGDPSGDDGGMRSDGDPSGDDGGMRSDGDPSGDGGGMRSDSDPSGDGGGMRSDSDPSGDDGGMRSDGDPSGDGGGMRSDSDPSGDGGGMRSDGDPSGDGGGMRSDSDPSGDGGGMRSDSDCSGDGGGMRSDSDPSGDGGGMRSDGGGMRSDGGGMRSDSDPSGDGGGMRSDGDPSGSQLRIAL